Proteins from one methanogenic archaeon mixed culture ISO4-G1 genomic window:
- a CDS encoding signal recognition particle-docking protein FtsY yields MFDSLKSKLRGIFSKADKNLDKEDLYKEDEQPVTTTEKPVQDSKPAEEQPKLSRKEMLKLQKQQKAAAPEAHKSSSLVSDSGGKKIKDSALDEILDDLYFTLLEADVALPVADKIKEGVRENLLGKKYDRSYSLEEIVEMSVKDAVRNVLEINEFDFDQWITEQKKPTVIMFVGINGTGKTTAIAKIANRLQKSGKTVVMAACDTFRAGAIEQLSIHAERLGCKIVKQTQDADPAAVAYDAVEHAKTKFKDVVLVDTAGRMQTNNNLIEEMKKIVRVAKPDLKVFVGDSLAGNNAIEQAKVFDDAVGIDAVILTKIDTDAKGGAALSIAHTIGKPIAFVCNGQEYDDIVKFNTEWMIERMFE; encoded by the coding sequence ATGTTCGATTCTCTCAAATCCAAGCTGAGGGGGATCTTCAGCAAGGCCGACAAGAACCTCGACAAGGAGGATCTGTACAAAGAGGACGAACAGCCCGTAACCACCACAGAAAAACCAGTTCAGGATTCTAAACCGGCCGAGGAGCAGCCCAAGCTGTCAAGGAAGGAGATGCTCAAGCTCCAGAAGCAGCAGAAGGCCGCAGCACCCGAGGCACACAAATCATCGTCGCTCGTCTCAGACAGCGGCGGAAAGAAGATCAAGGACTCGGCACTCGACGAGATCCTAGACGACCTGTACTTCACCCTCCTGGAGGCGGATGTGGCCCTTCCAGTGGCCGACAAGATCAAGGAAGGCGTCAGGGAGAACCTCCTCGGAAAGAAGTACGACCGCTCCTACTCCCTCGAGGAGATCGTGGAGATGTCCGTCAAGGATGCCGTCAGGAACGTCCTCGAGATCAACGAGTTCGATTTCGACCAGTGGATCACCGAGCAGAAGAAGCCGACAGTCATCATGTTCGTCGGTATCAACGGTACCGGGAAGACCACTGCGATCGCGAAGATCGCCAACCGTCTCCAGAAGTCCGGCAAGACCGTCGTCATGGCGGCCTGCGACACGTTCAGGGCTGGAGCGATCGAACAGCTCTCCATCCACGCCGAGAGGCTCGGATGCAAGATCGTCAAGCAGACGCAGGACGCCGACCCCGCCGCGGTCGCCTACGATGCGGTGGAGCACGCCAAGACGAAGTTCAAGGACGTCGTCCTCGTGGACACCGCCGGACGTATGCAGACCAACAACAACCTCATCGAGGAGATGAAGAAGATCGTCAGGGTCGCCAAGCCCGACCTGAAGGTCTTCGTCGGCGATTCGCTGGCAGGGAACAACGCCATCGAGCAGGCCAAGGTCTTCGACGACGCGGTCGGCATCGATGCCGTGATCCTCACAAAGATCGACACCGACGCTAAGGGCGGTGCGGCATTGTCCATCGCCCACACCATCGGCAAACCCATCGCATTCGTCTGCAACGGTCAGGAATACGACGACATCGTCAAGTTCAACACCGAGTGGATGATCGAGAGGATGTTCGAGTGA
- a CDS encoding radical SAM domain-containing protein — protein MAKEIRVVLIDGYIDDPAALGVPPYISPMIRSIAGAALDAGADRVEYVSIDMIRKGRRIPDASVTVVLSGNTVPGKYLRSMPMSLKELAQLTPKLKGWKMISGSAADSKEAEAFDFIIRKDPAASLYDGMIGKEVGERLRTLEEWNRWMLLGADIVTQHQDFPEPLVAEIESYRGCHRYRSGGCSYCIEPLKGKPLMRSPRDILAEAGRLRELGVRNIRIGGQTCIVSYGSEDDSEVPRPNPEALRELFCGLKGMGFDTIHVDNANPAVIANYPEEAGECLRIITECCTDGNVLALGMESADPFVITENNLNSTPVQVMDAVRMINRIGSERGPRGMPKLLPGINIICGLDGETSETYGMDMDILKRMADEDLIIRRINIRQVLPVRRKFGTKVDQRRFKRFKEDVREGIDRVMLQRLVPFGTVLKDVYLELNDGNTTFGRQIGSYPLLIGIPYKLDTERFVDVVITEWGFRSVTGITYPFDINHMPMSALEALPGIGKKRATNLVLKRPFSSMEELERVIEDPEISKRLEPLIEFL, from the coding sequence ATGGCCAAGGAGATCAGGGTGGTCCTCATAGACGGGTACATCGACGACCCGGCAGCACTAGGGGTACCTCCGTACATCTCCCCCATGATCCGCTCCATAGCCGGTGCCGCGCTGGACGCCGGAGCGGACAGGGTCGAGTACGTCTCCATAGACATGATCAGGAAGGGCAGGAGGATCCCCGATGCATCGGTCACCGTGGTGCTGTCGGGGAACACAGTCCCGGGGAAATACCTCAGGTCGATGCCCATGTCCCTGAAGGAGCTGGCACAGTTGACGCCGAAGCTCAAGGGATGGAAGATGATCAGCGGTTCGGCGGCCGATTCCAAGGAAGCTGAGGCCTTCGATTTCATAATCAGGAAGGATCCGGCGGCATCGCTCTACGACGGCATGATCGGAAAGGAGGTCGGAGAGAGGCTTCGCACCCTCGAAGAGTGGAACAGATGGATGCTCCTGGGTGCCGACATCGTGACGCAGCATCAGGACTTCCCGGAACCGCTGGTCGCGGAGATAGAATCCTACAGGGGCTGCCACAGGTACAGATCCGGAGGATGCTCCTACTGCATCGAACCACTGAAAGGAAAGCCCCTGATGAGATCCCCCAGGGATATCCTGGCCGAGGCCGGGAGACTCAGGGAACTGGGCGTCAGGAACATCAGGATAGGGGGCCAGACCTGCATAGTGTCCTACGGTTCGGAGGACGATTCGGAGGTCCCCAGACCGAACCCCGAGGCCCTGAGGGAACTCTTCTGCGGCCTGAAGGGGATGGGGTTCGACACCATCCATGTGGACAACGCCAATCCCGCTGTCATCGCCAACTATCCCGAGGAGGCGGGGGAATGCCTCAGGATCATCACAGAATGCTGCACCGACGGCAACGTGCTGGCACTTGGTATGGAATCGGCCGATCCGTTCGTGATTACCGAGAACAACCTGAACAGCACGCCGGTGCAGGTCATGGACGCGGTCAGGATGATCAACCGCATCGGGTCGGAGAGGGGTCCGAGGGGCATGCCGAAACTGCTCCCGGGGATCAACATCATCTGCGGTCTGGACGGGGAGACGTCCGAAACGTACGGCATGGACATGGACATCCTGAAGAGGATGGCCGATGAGGACCTCATCATCCGCCGCATCAACATACGCCAGGTCCTCCCCGTGAGAAGGAAGTTCGGGACCAAGGTCGATCAGCGCAGGTTCAAGAGGTTCAAGGAAGACGTCAGGGAGGGCATCGACAGGGTCATGCTCCAGCGCCTGGTGCCCTTCGGTACCGTCCTGAAGGACGTGTATCTAGAGCTCAACGACGGGAACACCACGTTCGGAAGACAGATAGGCTCCTATCCGCTGCTCATAGGCATACCGTACAAGCTGGATACCGAGCGGTTCGTGGACGTGGTCATAACCGAATGGGGATTCAGGTCCGTGACCGGCATCACCTATCCTTTCGACATCAACCACATGCCCATGTCCGCGCTGGAGGCGCTTCCCGGGATCGGCAAGAAGAGGGCCACCAACCTCGTTCTGAAGAGACCCTTCTCGTCCATGGAGGAGCTGGAAAGGGTCATAGAGGATCCGGAGATCTCGAAGAGACTGGAGCCTCTGATAGAATTCCTGTGA
- a CDS encoding DNA primase small subunit produces the protein MDSNQRFLLKAFRKYYKVNTPILPDRFTRREFGFMFFDKTYVQRHMGFTSPEDLHRFMMGQVPSHSYYSTSYYRKPDAPTMDEKGWMGAELIFDLDADHLEGAGNMTYAEMLREIRSQMMHLVDTFLMDNLGFQEDQIHITFSGGRGYHAHVRTPDIMSLGAPERRELVDFITGSGLNIDWVFPFNRVATSQIATGNGVRTNIAKDRLIPPEDSGGWKLMMRNALMDVVNDLCDGEVKDFKKEYPSIKGSQAATLFKAQEELRKTRGTLFEKNTMAILSQSTQNILVKVMKEDMAPRLSGEVDEPVTADIKRLIRLPGSVHGKSGLRVTPITRAELTDFDPLQMAVPKEYSDDEVKITMRKDAELDMKGQHFKLSGETTVPEYAAVFLIGRKMASYGFASEESQKEKLF, from the coding sequence ATGGACTCGAACCAACGCTTCCTGCTGAAGGCGTTCAGGAAATACTACAAGGTGAACACCCCTATCCTACCGGACAGGTTCACCCGCAGGGAGTTCGGTTTCATGTTCTTCGACAAGACCTACGTGCAGAGGCACATGGGCTTCACCAGTCCCGAGGACCTGCACCGCTTCATGATGGGACAGGTCCCGTCGCACAGCTACTACTCCACATCGTACTACCGCAAACCGGACGCCCCGACCATGGACGAGAAGGGCTGGATGGGCGCGGAGCTCATCTTCGACCTGGACGCGGACCACCTGGAGGGCGCCGGCAACATGACCTATGCGGAGATGCTCAGGGAGATCCGCTCCCAGATGATGCATCTGGTGGACACGTTCCTCATGGACAACCTCGGATTCCAGGAAGACCAGATCCACATAACGTTCTCCGGAGGGAGAGGATACCACGCGCATGTCCGCACTCCGGACATCATGAGCCTGGGGGCCCCCGAGAGAAGGGAGCTGGTGGACTTCATCACCGGATCGGGTCTGAACATCGACTGGGTGTTCCCGTTCAACAGGGTGGCCACATCCCAGATCGCCACCGGCAACGGCGTCCGCACGAACATCGCGAAGGACCGCCTCATCCCGCCGGAGGACTCCGGGGGATGGAAGCTCATGATGAGGAACGCCCTCATGGACGTCGTGAACGACCTCTGCGACGGCGAGGTCAAGGACTTCAAGAAGGAGTATCCCAGCATCAAGGGGAGCCAGGCCGCGACGCTGTTCAAGGCCCAGGAGGAGCTGAGGAAGACCAGGGGCACCCTGTTCGAGAAGAACACCATGGCCATACTGTCCCAGTCGACCCAGAACATCCTTGTCAAGGTCATGAAGGAGGATATGGCCCCGAGGCTCTCGGGAGAGGTCGACGAACCCGTCACCGCGGATATCAAGAGACTGATCCGTCTGCCCGGTTCCGTCCACGGAAAGAGCGGACTGAGAGTCACCCCCATTACCAGGGCGGAGCTCACGGACTTCGACCCCCTGCAGATGGCCGTCCCCAAGGAGTATTCCGACGATGAGGTCAAGATCACCATGCGCAAGGATGCCGAATTGGACATGAAGGGTCAGCACTTCAAGCTCAGCGGCGAGACCACTGTGCCCGAGTATGCGGCGGTATTCCTGATAGGCAGGAAGATGGCGTCCTACGGTTTTGCATCCGAGGAGAGCCAAAAGGAGAAACTTTTCTGA
- a CDS encoding peptidase ArgE/DapE family: MGMKSLDRIIADIDSQQSEIIDTTMSMIRIPALAPVNGGDGESKKADYLMTKTEGFDEVRRFDVPDRSDPTVMRSNIVAIKRGKGKGTLWFVAHIDVVPTGDPELWDTPPFDPVLKDGRIYGRGTEDDGQSVISTMYAARQFLGEELDGMSLGVAWVADEETTSVCGIQYLLDQGVFSEDDVIVVPDYCTPDGGRVDVAEKHIMWLKFSIEGKTTHASTPHKGINAYKVSTLLLMDLIESFDSRFDDTDPMYLPKNSTFEPTKRPATVENINTIPGHDEFCMDIRLNPEYDPELVMKLARETAEVYERSTGARITVEAVQMGIAGRPSSVDSNGYRALSDSIEEVMGRKPEPVGIAGGTCANFFRQKGLDAYAWQTGDNSLHAPNEYLVVDNLMNDTKVFATLIHKLCSQ; this comes from the coding sequence GTGGGCATGAAGTCATTGGACAGGATAATCGCCGACATCGATTCTCAGCAATCGGAGATCATCGATACCACTATGAGTATGATCAGGATCCCGGCGCTGGCGCCGGTGAACGGAGGCGATGGGGAATCCAAGAAAGCGGATTACCTCATGACCAAGACCGAAGGCTTCGACGAGGTCAGGAGATTCGATGTGCCAGACAGGAGCGATCCCACCGTCATGAGGTCCAACATAGTGGCCATCAAGAGGGGCAAGGGGAAGGGAACGCTGTGGTTCGTCGCGCACATCGACGTCGTCCCCACTGGCGACCCCGAGCTGTGGGACACGCCCCCGTTCGACCCTGTGCTGAAGGACGGGAGGATCTACGGCCGCGGGACCGAGGATGACGGGCAGTCCGTGATTTCGACCATGTATGCGGCCAGGCAGTTCCTCGGGGAGGAGCTTGACGGTATGTCCCTGGGAGTGGCCTGGGTCGCCGACGAGGAGACCACGAGCGTCTGCGGTATTCAGTATCTCCTGGATCAGGGCGTTTTCTCGGAGGACGATGTCATAGTTGTCCCGGACTATTGCACCCCCGACGGGGGAAGGGTGGACGTCGCGGAGAAGCACATCATGTGGCTGAAGTTCAGCATCGAAGGGAAGACAACCCATGCCTCCACGCCGCACAAGGGCATAAACGCCTATAAGGTCAGCACCCTCCTGCTGATGGATCTCATAGAGTCGTTCGACAGCAGGTTCGATGACACCGATCCGATGTACCTTCCCAAGAATTCCACCTTCGAGCCCACCAAGAGGCCGGCGACGGTCGAGAACATCAACACGATCCCGGGACACGATGAGTTCTGCATGGATATCCGTCTCAACCCCGAATACGACCCGGAGCTCGTCATGAAGCTTGCCAGGGAGACCGCGGAGGTGTACGAGAGGTCCACCGGCGCGAGGATCACCGTGGAGGCGGTCCAGATGGGTATCGCCGGAAGGCCCTCGTCCGTCGATTCGAATGGTTACAGGGCACTGTCCGATTCCATCGAGGAGGTCATGGGCAGGAAACCGGAACCGGTAGGGATCGCGGGCGGCACATGTGCCAACTTCTTCAGGCAGAAGGGTCTGGATGCTTATGCATGGCAGACCGGAGATAACTCACTGCATGCGCCCAACGAGTATCTGGTCGTGGACAATCTGATGAATGATACGAAGGTATTCGCGACCCTGATCCACAAGCTATGTTCGCAGTGA
- a CDS encoding metallo-beta-lactamase domain-containing protein, with the protein MSTKITCVYDEGSQPGTPLIGAKGTSFLIEKDGKRILFNAGLRDRYLIHNMEHLEIDPASIDVVVISQSNPCASGALNGLLKGREAPIDVYCPNGLYGGRSLLSRGVGLSEENRSKPVFHDIGEWQEIIPGVYITPFYYDAKGYGETFLAVKDGNKLALMSGRCSCYPDAVIADVTSHIGTKPTVFMGPVLLEKKKKAVAKVYADMLCQIPELYINHCVGKDGMVNLRVNLGLAGVQDFYVGDTYDLK; encoded by the coding sequence ATGAGTACGAAGATCACATGCGTCTACGACGAAGGTTCGCAGCCGGGCACCCCGCTGATAGGTGCGAAGGGCACATCATTCCTCATCGAGAAGGATGGGAAGAGGATACTGTTCAACGCGGGTCTCCGCGACAGGTACCTGATCCACAACATGGAGCATCTGGAGATCGATCCTGCATCCATCGATGTGGTCGTGATATCGCAGAGCAACCCCTGCGCCTCTGGGGCGCTGAACGGTCTCCTGAAGGGAAGGGAGGCACCGATCGACGTGTACTGTCCGAACGGACTCTACGGCGGAAGATCCCTACTCAGCAGGGGGGTCGGCCTGTCCGAGGAGAACAGGTCCAAGCCGGTGTTCCATGACATCGGCGAATGGCAGGAGATCATTCCGGGAGTGTACATAACGCCGTTCTACTACGACGCGAAGGGTTACGGCGAGACGTTCCTCGCCGTCAAGGACGGGAACAAGCTGGCGCTGATGAGCGGAAGATGCTCATGCTATCCCGATGCCGTGATCGCGGATGTGACGTCACATATCGGCACGAAGCCCACGGTCTTCATGGGCCCGGTGCTCCTCGAGAAAAAGAAGAAGGCGGTCGCCAAGGTGTACGCGGACATGCTGTGCCAGATACCCGAATTGTACATCAACCACTGCGTAGGGAAGGACGGGATGGTGAACCTCCGCGTCAACCTCGGGCTGGCGGGCGTCCAGGATTTCTACGTCGGGGACACGTACGACCTGAAGTGA
- a CDS encoding NADP-dependent malic enzyme yields the protein MVNDQDISVEERLAKAKKPGQDAMKMHPYYGGKIEVVPKACVRSFDDFAIWYSPGVAEPCKDIAANPEKVYEHTWKWNTVAVVSDGTRVLGLGDIGPEAAMPVMEGKGMLFKYLGGVDCVPICLDTKDPEKIIETVRLIAPSFGGINLEDISNPKCFDILDELRRDCKIPVWHDDQQGTATVEVAGAINAMKLVGKKLEDAHITVIGAGAASIAIARLLLATGFKPEHMCMCDSKGILNQSRKDVEGSFKQKWEICKKTNGAGKEGGMKEAFEGADIVIAASKPGPGTIPPEYVDLMADDPVIFATANPIPEIWPWEAKEHGVKIFATGRSDFPNQVNNSMGFPAIFRGVLDVRAKTITDEMCIAAARSLAASAEKKGITPEYIIPTMSETEVFIDEAVAVGAKAQEQGVARLKLSKQEMHDRAEFMINRSRNLTAQMMKEGFIKEYKE from the coding sequence ATGGTAAACGACCAGGATATCAGCGTAGAGGAGCGTCTGGCAAAGGCGAAGAAGCCCGGCCAGGACGCAATGAAGATGCACCCGTACTACGGGGGCAAGATCGAAGTCGTGCCGAAGGCGTGTGTAAGGTCCTTCGACGACTTTGCCATTTGGTACTCCCCCGGAGTCGCCGAGCCCTGCAAGGACATCGCTGCGAACCCCGAGAAGGTATACGAGCACACATGGAAATGGAACACCGTTGCTGTTGTATCGGATGGAACCCGCGTTCTTGGTCTGGGAGACATCGGACCCGAAGCCGCTATGCCCGTCATGGAAGGTAAGGGTATGCTCTTCAAGTACCTCGGAGGAGTCGACTGCGTCCCGATCTGTCTGGACACCAAGGATCCGGAGAAGATCATCGAGACCGTAAGGCTCATCGCCCCCTCGTTCGGAGGAATCAACCTCGAGGACATCTCGAACCCCAAGTGCTTCGACATCCTCGACGAGCTCAGGAGGGACTGCAAGATCCCCGTATGGCACGACGACCAGCAGGGAACCGCCACCGTCGAGGTCGCGGGTGCGATCAACGCCATGAAGCTCGTAGGGAAGAAGCTCGAGGACGCCCACATCACCGTCATCGGTGCCGGAGCGGCATCCATCGCCATCGCGAGGCTGCTCCTCGCCACCGGATTCAAGCCCGAGCACATGTGCATGTGCGACTCGAAGGGAATCCTCAACCAGTCCAGGAAGGACGTCGAGGGTTCGTTTAAGCAGAAGTGGGAGATCTGTAAGAAGACCAACGGAGCAGGAAAGGAGGGCGGAATGAAGGAGGCCTTCGAGGGCGCCGACATCGTCATCGCCGCATCCAAGCCCGGACCGGGAACCATCCCTCCGGAGTACGTGGACCTCATGGCCGACGACCCCGTCATCTTCGCCACCGCCAACCCGATCCCCGAGATCTGGCCCTGGGAGGCCAAGGAGCACGGAGTCAAGATCTTCGCCACCGGCAGGTCCGACTTCCCCAACCAGGTCAACAACTCAATGGGATTCCCCGCGATCTTCCGTGGAGTACTCGATGTGAGGGCCAAGACCATCACCGACGAGATGTGCATCGCCGCGGCAAGATCCCTGGCGGCATCCGCCGAGAAGAAGGGAATCACCCCCGAGTACATCATCCCCACCATGTCCGAGACCGAGGTCTTCATCGACGAGGCCGTCGCTGTCGGTGCCAAGGCACAGGAGCAGGGCGTCGCCAGGCTCAAGCTCTCCAAGCAGGAGATGCACGACAGGGCCGAGTTCATGATCAACAGGTCCAGGAACCTCACGGCTCAGATGATGAAGGAAGGCTTCATCAAAGAGTACAAAGAGTGA
- a CDS encoding peptidase M48 family: MFVAMTGILVALGSVIGYIFNYMWVGFYIMMALSLVICFCSYFFSKKMALTANKVRIVTEAEEPRLYRTVQKLAMKANLPMPQVGVADQNMPNAFATGRSPKDAAVVATRPLLDMLTDEELEGVLAHEMSHVKNRDILVMSVASAMAVIISYVTRMGVWTAIFSNNRENPGALAIAILADLTLPFAAMLVQLGVSRNREYLADESAGRLTGKPMALASALERLETGCSSRYNKYDNPSCANMWISDPYGRGRDSFITTLFRTHPTTADRVEKLKELDYELNGVRHVY; encoded by the coding sequence ATGTTCGTCGCGATGACGGGGATCCTGGTTGCACTGGGATCGGTGATAGGCTACATCTTCAACTACATGTGGGTCGGATTCTACATAATGATGGCCCTGTCGCTGGTCATCTGTTTCTGCTCGTACTTCTTCTCCAAGAAGATGGCGCTCACGGCGAACAAGGTCCGCATAGTGACCGAGGCCGAGGAGCCCAGGCTCTACAGGACGGTCCAGAAGCTCGCGATGAAGGCAAACCTCCCCATGCCCCAGGTCGGTGTCGCCGATCAGAACATGCCCAACGCGTTCGCGACCGGGCGCAGCCCGAAGGACGCGGCCGTGGTGGCCACGAGGCCGCTGCTGGACATGCTCACGGATGAGGAGCTCGAGGGAGTCCTGGCGCACGAGATGTCCCATGTGAAGAACAGGGACATCCTCGTCATGAGCGTCGCATCCGCTATGGCGGTCATCATTTCGTATGTGACCAGGATGGGTGTCTGGACGGCCATCTTCAGCAACAACAGGGAGAACCCGGGGGCCCTTGCCATAGCGATCCTCGCCGACCTCACCCTGCCGTTCGCAGCGATGCTGGTCCAGCTCGGCGTGTCGAGGAACCGCGAATATCTGGCGGACGAGTCCGCTGGAAGGCTCACCGGCAAACCGATGGCACTCGCCAGTGCTCTCGAGAGGCTCGAGACCGGATGCTCGTCAAGATACAACAAGTACGACAATCCCTCATGCGCCAACATGTGGATCTCCGATCCCTACGGAAGGGGAAGGGATTCGTTCATCACCACCCTCTTCAGGACTCACCCGACCACCGCTGACCGCGTGGAGAAGCTGAAGGAGCTCGATTACGAGCTCAACGGCGTGCGCCACGTTTACTGA
- a CDS encoding ribosomal protein LX RplX, whose protein sequence is MKAFLISGTYADPRQVQQPFAVEMAADDEAAVREKALSTIGSKHKLKRWQINITAVKELSADEVTNHVVKYQIGE, encoded by the coding sequence ATGAAAGCTTTCCTCATTTCAGGAACATACGCTGACCCCAGGCAGGTCCAGCAGCCCTTCGCAGTGGAGATGGCAGCTGACGACGAGGCCGCGGTCAGGGAGAAGGCACTCTCCACGATCGGAAGCAAGCACAAGCTCAAGAGATGGCAGATCAACATTACCGCCGTCAAGGAGCTCTCTGCTGACGAAGTCACTAACCACGTCGTGAAATACCAGATTGGTGAGTGA
- a CDS encoding TatD family hydrolase produces the protein MSEKVPVYDNHLHNSPSGRNVEALKEFQSLGGTGLTLVTLPYKEVQITCGEDFGRSYEITYGLASKGREQTDLEINIAVGPYPILLISLAEAYGLQKAEETMIEGMEIAARDIAEGRACAIGEIGRPHFPVSEEIWDASNRVLLRGMELAKELDVPVIIHCENSDDTDRSLAELADKAGLDRGLVVKHSSPPLVLPEETHGVMPSIPASKSLLKEALSKGTDRFMIETDYIDDPERPTSIMAVSTVPKKVASWVASGQVPMESIYRICKDIPDSLYHR, from the coding sequence ATGAGCGAGAAGGTCCCGGTCTACGACAACCATCTCCACAACAGCCCTTCGGGCAGGAACGTGGAGGCACTCAAGGAGTTCCAGTCCCTGGGCGGTACCGGGCTCACCCTCGTGACGCTCCCCTACAAGGAGGTCCAGATCACCTGCGGGGAGGATTTCGGGAGATCCTACGAGATAACCTACGGACTGGCATCCAAGGGCAGGGAGCAAACGGACCTGGAGATCAACATCGCGGTCGGACCGTATCCGATATTGCTGATCTCTTTGGCGGAGGCTTACGGCCTCCAGAAGGCCGAGGAGACCATGATCGAGGGCATGGAGATCGCCGCAAGGGACATCGCCGAGGGCCGCGCATGCGCCATCGGGGAGATCGGAAGGCCCCACTTCCCGGTATCCGAAGAGATATGGGACGCATCCAACAGGGTGCTCCTGAGGGGGATGGAACTGGCCAAGGAACTGGATGTGCCAGTCATCATCCACTGCGAGAATTCCGACGACACCGACAGGTCGCTGGCGGAGCTGGCGGACAAGGCCGGGCTGGACCGCGGACTGGTCGTTAAGCATTCGTCCCCGCCGCTGGTCCTGCCGGAGGAGACTCACGGCGTCATGCCGTCGATCCCGGCGTCCAAATCCCTGCTGAAGGAGGCGCTGTCCAAGGGTACGGACAGGTTCATGATCGAGACCGATTACATAGACGATCCCGAGAGGCCGACATCCATAATGGCGGTGTCCACCGTGCCCAAGAAGGTCGCGTCATGGGTCGCCAGCGGGCAGGTGCCCATGGAATCGATTTATAGAATCTGCAAGGATATACCCGATTCACTCTACCATCGCTGA
- a CDS encoding prefoldin alpha subunit PfdA, with the protein MNDDELRQMLALMESYKNRAEALNRQVTVLRGTLDEVNMAHESITALMNAKDGDEIMIPIGASSFMNVKVTSNKNIIVGIGSGISVEKGPEDASKYMEANAAELREALKKTVDALQEVQQALETVSQAVQTEYVNRQQAPTQ; encoded by the coding sequence TTGAACGACGACGAACTCCGTCAGATGCTAGCTCTGATGGAAAGCTACAAGAACAGGGCCGAGGCACTCAACCGCCAGGTCACGGTTCTCCGCGGCACCCTCGACGAGGTCAACATGGCCCACGAATCCATCACGGCGCTCATGAACGCCAAGGATGGAGACGAGATCATGATTCCAATCGGAGCTTCGTCGTTCATGAACGTGAAGGTAACTTCCAACAAAAACATCATCGTCGGGATCGGGTCCGGTATCTCAGTCGAGAAGGGCCCCGAGGATGCCAGCAAGTACATGGAAGCGAACGCCGCCGAACTCAGGGAGGCGCTCAAGAAGACCGTGGACGCCCTTCAGGAGGTCCAGCAGGCTCTCGAGACCGTATCCCAGGCAGTCCAGACGGAATACGTAAACAGGCAGCAGGCCCCGACACAGTGA
- a CDS encoding DNA primase large subunit, whose amino-acid sequence MDTKRAARYPFLRESAEFAEKNSADLDALLTTESYAPARTRGRERVLQALDHSEVSYVELMNDYDRLIEVMSYPYARMIVSQIGDRFLTKRYALAEAVRMNKLLSGENRDTVHMVSEELGVTAETDRDGTLHMKFPDFLRLSSRLNSIDWKLINSDIHHGVVYLPQDKFSRLMQNALQDKIESELPLLTPDEYKKYLAGDVTAVKMALADAKIKMSPTNGEGMKMDYLPPCLVHILEMSRNGLNLPHSARFSIVTFLKALGLGYEDIIKVFAESPDFDESKSEYQIKHILGEISGGEGYSPPECKTMKTNGLCYNPDKLCEQEWMNHPLKYYRTKSKDRNKTQNPPAPAAEQGH is encoded by the coding sequence ATGGATACCAAACGTGCCGCGAGATACCCATTCCTGAGGGAATCCGCGGAATTCGCGGAAAAGAACTCGGCGGATCTCGATGCCCTCCTGACCACCGAGTCCTACGCTCCCGCCCGCACCAGGGGCAGGGAGAGGGTCCTTCAGGCACTGGACCATTCAGAGGTATCCTACGTAGAACTGATGAACGATTACGACAGGCTCATCGAGGTCATGTCGTATCCCTACGCCAGGATGATCGTCTCGCAGATCGGGGACCGTTTCCTCACGAAGAGATACGCCCTGGCGGAGGCGGTGAGGATGAACAAGCTCCTCAGCGGCGAGAACAGGGACACCGTCCACATGGTCTCGGAGGAACTGGGCGTCACGGCGGAGACCGACAGGGACGGCACGCTGCACATGAAGTTCCCGGATTTCCTCAGGCTGTCCAGCAGACTGAACAGCATCGATTGGAAGCTCATCAACAGCGACATCCACCACGGCGTCGTATATCTTCCGCAGGACAAGTTCAGCCGTCTGATGCAGAACGCCCTGCAGGACAAGATCGAGTCGGAGCTGCCTCTGCTGACCCCTGACGAGTACAAGAAGTACCTCGCCGGGGACGTGACCGCGGTGAAGATGGCACTGGCGGACGCCAAGATCAAGATGAGCCCCACCAACGGCGAGGGGATGAAGATGGATTACCTCCCGCCCTGCCTCGTCCACATACTCGAGATGTCCAGGAACGGACTGAACCTCCCGCACAGTGCCAGATTCTCCATCGTGACGTTCCTGAAGGCGCTCGGGCTGGGTTATGAGGACATCATCAAGGTCTTCGCGGAATCCCCGGATTTCGACGAATCCAAGTCGGAATACCAGATCAAGCACATCCTGGGGGAGATCAGCGGAGGGGAGGGTTATTCCCCGCCGGAATGCAAGACGATGAAGACCAACGGTCTCTGCTACAACCCCGACAAACTGTGCGAGCAGGAGTGGATGAACCACCCGCTCAAGTATTACAGGACCAAGTCCAAGGACAGGAACAAGACCCAGAATCCCCCCGCGCCCGCGGCGGAACAGGGTCACTGA